A stretch of DNA from Alicyclobacillus acidocaldarius subsp. acidocaldarius Tc-4-1:
GCGGGTGAAATCGGTCACATCATGGTGAAAAACGGCGGGGAACTGTGCAACTGCGGCCACCGCGGCTGCCTGGAGACCCTCGCCTCGGCCACCGCGCTCGTGCGCCACGCTGTGGCGGCGGGCGTCAAGAGCCCGGACGGCGGAGAGCTCACCGCGAAAGACGTCTTTGCGCTGGCAGCAGAGGGCCATCCGGCCGCGCGCGCGGTGGTTGACGACATGATTCATTGGCTTGCGGTCGGGCTGGCGATTGTCGCCAACATCCTGAACCCGGACGTCATCGTCGTCGCGGGCGGGCTCGTGAACGCGGGAGATCAGCTGATGGCGCCGCTCCGCGAGGCATTTCAACGTGAGGCGCTGGCCCGCGTTGCGCGCGCGTGCAGATTGGTTCCGGCGAAACTCGGGGATCAGGCGGGCGTCCTGGGCGCCGCCCGGCTCGTGTTGCAGGATATCGAAAGCCTGTGAGGCAGGCGTTTTCCCCTGCCTCACGTTTGGGCCAACGTCACGCGAAGTCAGCGGAGGTAATCCTTGACGCGATCGTACACGGCTTCAGGCGAAAGGCCGTCCGCGGAGATGACGGGGACCTGCTGGATGGCGCTCTGCATGCCCATGAGGTTCTTGTCGAGCCCCGTGATCACGACGGCGCCGACCGACGGCTCCATGTGGGAGGACATGTCGACCACCTGACAGCCTTGGCGTTGAA
This window harbors:
- a CDS encoding YkuS family protein; protein product: MKAVAVEPGLTPVKEYLQRQGCQVVDMSSHMEPSVGAVVITGLDKNLMGMQSAIQQVPVISADGLSPEAVYDRVKDYLR